The proteins below come from a single Nitrospirota bacterium genomic window:
- a CDS encoding HEPN domain-containing protein codes for MKDDKISAVNAWFKKAENDLSTAEHTMTMNDPPYDTVCFHAQQCAEKYIKGFLTFHEIDFPRTHSIEDLVLLCKDISPSLESEIGDIEMLSIYAVEARYPLRCTMKYQ; via the coding sequence ATGAAAGACGATAAGATAAGCGCAGTGAACGCATGGTTCAAAAAAGCTGAAAATGACCTCAGTACCGCTGAACATACTATGACCATGAATGATCCGCCTTATGATACCGTATGTTTTCATGCTCAGCAATGCGCCGAAAAATATATTAAAGGCTTCCTGACGTTCCATGAAATAGATTTTCCCAGGACACATTCCATTGAAGACCTTGTTTTATTATGTAAAGATATTTCACCGTCCCTTGAATCAGAGATCGGAGATATTGAGATGTTGTCAATTTATGCGGTTGAGGCAAGATACCCTCTGAGGTGTACTATGAAATACCAGTAG
- a CDS encoding nucleotidyltransferase domain-containing protein, which produces MDIEAYLKEAVRKIIDNFNPEKIILFGSYAYGKPTENSDIDLMVVMDTDMKPYERVLPIRKTLKYLGMPKDVIVRTPQEFERFKDIVGTIIYTAAHKGKVVYERR; this is translated from the coding sequence ATGGATATAGAAGCTTATTTAAAGGAAGCTGTCAGAAAAATTATTGATAATTTTAATCCTGAAAAGATTATCCTCTTTGGTTCTTATGCCTATGGAAAACCCACAGAGAACAGCGATATTGATTTAATGGTGGTAATGGATACGGACATGAAACCTTACGAACGGGTGCTTCCCATAAGGAAGACACTGAAATATCTTGGGATGCCAAAAGATGTTATTGTCAGGACACCGCAGGAGTTTGAGAGATTTAAGGATATCGTAGGAACTATAATTTATACGGCTGCCCATAAGGGGAAGGTGGTTTATGAAAGACGATAA